A stretch of Leptospira hartskeerlii DNA encodes these proteins:
- a CDS encoding methyl-accepting chemotaxis protein, whose translation METSHLKTESTILQIWKNGAIVINHIRLGLVLLFIISLAGAYKSFQPLQFMVHAGGTAFMGLYCIFNFIANRKRNMSIGSHKLFVLFDVNVLSATLILDTFVSPDVAAGTLKNVVLFFIYFYIMIYSCLLGERVFVLIVGAFSTAGAIVALVCALQNGVGFVMDVEAAKLPYNVSGSTEIIKIAFIFVASVILAQLMRLFLRLTVEGNRLYTDSKDLLEKLSENQIIIKDSAISLEDSIVKFAHFINRTGEKMESQAAALEEVNAVLEELSAASTNTSRSIESQNASLSELADDSKKLGDIVSNITGYSEALSTFANDNKVDMENVTIAAEKTKSYLADIAGSFDKVDQINQIMGEIADKTNLLALNASIEAARAGEAGRGFAVVANEVSKLADFTSENAKSISAIVRQSQSFIQEAKIASAETGDLTEKQKFKILETSDRIVQMNKLYLEQRNIIRKFLSELESIKSVSNEIHESEKEQSMGQKEMIRTMSQLEKDINEINEDSANLNSEIDRIKTKASELKLLSDNS comes from the coding sequence ATGGAAACTTCCCATCTAAAAACCGAATCCACGATCCTACAAATCTGGAAGAACGGGGCAATCGTAATCAACCATATACGTTTAGGCCTGGTTTTACTTTTTATCATTTCTTTAGCAGGCGCTTATAAAAGTTTTCAACCCTTACAATTTATGGTCCATGCAGGAGGTACGGCCTTTATGGGACTCTATTGTATTTTCAATTTTATAGCGAATCGTAAAAGGAATATGTCCATCGGATCCCATAAACTTTTCGTGCTATTCGATGTGAACGTTCTAAGCGCTACATTGATCTTGGATACTTTTGTTTCTCCCGATGTGGCGGCTGGGACTTTAAAGAACGTCGTATTATTCTTCATTTATTTTTATATCATGATCTACTCCTGCCTTTTGGGAGAAAGGGTCTTTGTTTTGATCGTTGGAGCATTCTCCACTGCGGGTGCGATAGTTGCCCTAGTATGTGCACTTCAAAACGGAGTTGGATTTGTAATGGATGTGGAAGCAGCGAAACTTCCTTATAATGTAAGCGGTTCAACTGAGATCATAAAAATTGCGTTCATATTCGTTGCAAGTGTGATACTTGCTCAATTGATGAGATTGTTCTTAAGATTAACGGTAGAAGGAAACCGCCTCTATACCGATTCCAAAGACTTACTCGAAAAACTAAGCGAGAATCAGATAATCATTAAAGACTCTGCAATTAGCTTGGAGGACTCTATCGTTAAATTTGCACATTTCATCAATCGTACCGGAGAAAAGATGGAATCCCAGGCAGCCGCTCTGGAAGAAGTGAATGCAGTATTGGAAGAACTTTCCGCTGCTTCTACAAATACTTCTAGATCCATTGAGTCCCAAAATGCAAGTTTGAGCGAACTTGCAGATGATTCTAAAAAGTTGGGAGATATAGTTTCTAATATCACAGGTTACAGCGAGGCACTTTCTACATTCGCAAATGATAATAAAGTAGACATGGAGAATGTAACCATCGCAGCCGAAAAGACAAAATCTTATCTGGCAGATATTGCCGGTTCATTTGACAAAGTGGATCAGATTAATCAGATCATGGGAGAGATTGCGGATAAAACGAACCTTCTCGCATTAAATGCATCTATCGAAGCCGCAAGAGCTGGAGAAGCAGGAAGAGGATTTGCAGTAGTAGCGAACGAGGTCAGTAAACTTGCAGACTTCACTTCCGAAAACGCTAAGTCCATCTCTGCAATCGTAAGACAATCCCAGAGCTTTATCCAAGAAGCAAAAATCGCTTCCGCAGAAACTGGAGATCTGACTGAAAAACAAAAATTTAAGATCCTGGAAACTTCCGACAGAATTGTCCAGATGAACAAACTTTATCTGGAACAGAGAAACATCATCCGTAAGTTCTTAAGTGAATTGGAAAGTATCAAATCGGTTTCCAACGAGATCCATGAATCCGAAAAAGAACAATCCATGGGTCAAAAAGAAATGATCCGAACCATGTCCCAATTAGAAAAAGATATCAATGAGATTAACGAAGATTCAGCCAACTTAAACTCAGAGATTGATCGGATCAAAACAAAGGCTTCCGAGCTAAAATTACTGAGCGATAATTCCTAA
- a CDS encoding alkaline phosphatase D family protein produces MRRRLLLSSTSLLILLFGFFYIDFAIYGKSQSTDTASPSTLQSGPMLGYSTHKEVKIWVQTKNPSKVFAKYFISGNSEQSHITREVNTEHHKGNVAHLIADVLEPGKTYEYIIYVNGKQQEPKSEQKFRTQPIWIGKPSGPPDIKFALGSCAFVYDPKYDTQAKPYGGEYFIYRSISDQKPDFMLWMGDNIYLREPDWESRTGFIYRYTEQRSLAELQPLLANVHHYAVWDDHDWGPNDGDASFWMGATAEEIFKLFWANPNYSKKGIYGSFTWGDAQFFLMDDRSFRTANDNKTGSRSFFGEEQLDWLVNGLAFSKATFKFVVVGGQVLNPLSVFENYSTYAEEREKLLSKISKLKIKNLIFLTGDRHFTELAYIQEGFEYPVYDFTVSPLTSSTHAPITEKNPLRIEGTLVDDKRNFGTIEITGPLKQRSLVFRVFDSSGKELWSRDIKAK; encoded by the coding sequence ATGAGACGCAGATTGCTTTTATCATCCACCTCTTTGTTGATTTTACTGTTTGGATTCTTTTACATCGATTTTGCAATTTATGGAAAAAGTCAGTCAACCGACACAGCTTCGCCTTCTACCTTACAGTCGGGGCCTATGTTAGGTTACTCGACTCATAAAGAAGTGAAAATTTGGGTTCAGACTAAGAATCCTTCTAAAGTATTCGCGAAATATTTTATTTCCGGAAATTCTGAGCAAAGCCACATAACTCGGGAAGTAAATACTGAACATCACAAGGGAAATGTTGCTCATCTGATCGCCGACGTATTAGAACCCGGAAAAACATACGAATATATAATTTATGTAAACGGAAAACAGCAAGAACCTAAGTCGGAACAAAAATTTAGGACACAACCTATATGGATCGGAAAGCCAAGCGGACCTCCGGATATCAAATTTGCTTTGGGAAGTTGTGCATTCGTATACGATCCTAAATATGATACACAAGCAAAACCGTACGGAGGAGAATATTTTATTTATAGATCCATTTCTGATCAAAAGCCGGACTTCATGCTTTGGATGGGAGATAATATTTATCTAAGAGAACCTGATTGGGAATCCAGAACAGGATTTATTTATCGTTATACAGAACAAAGATCCTTGGCGGAACTCCAACCTTTACTTGCGAATGTACACCACTATGCAGTCTGGGACGATCATGATTGGGGTCCGAATGACGGGGACGCTTCCTTTTGGATGGGAGCTACAGCAGAGGAAATTTTCAAACTTTTTTGGGCAAATCCGAATTATTCAAAAAAAGGAATATACGGTTCTTTCACTTGGGGGGATGCGCAATTCTTTTTAATGGATGATCGTAGCTTTAGAACGGCAAACGACAATAAAACAGGTTCCAGATCATTTTTTGGAGAAGAACAGTTGGATTGGCTGGTGAACGGATTAGCATTCTCCAAAGCAACGTTCAAGTTTGTTGTAGTAGGTGGTCAGGTCCTAAATCCGTTATCCGTGTTTGAAAATTATTCCACTTATGCTGAAGAAAGGGAAAAACTTCTTTCCAAAATCTCAAAATTGAAGATAAAAAACCTGATATTTTTGACCGGGGATCGACACTTTACGGAATTAGCATACATCCAGGAAGGATTTGAATATCCAGTATATGATTTTACGGTTTCACCTTTAACATCTTCTACTCACGCACCGATTACCGAAAAAAATCCGTTGAGGATTGAAGGCACTCTTGTGGATGATAAAAGAAATTTTGGAACAATCGAAATTACCGGTCCTTTAAAACAAAGGAGCTTGGTTTTTAGAGTTTTTGATTCCTCTGGAAAAGAACTTTGGTCCAGGGATATTAAGGCCAAATGA
- the mtnP gene encoding S-methyl-5'-thioadenosine phosphorylase — protein sequence MGTKVKAAVIGGTGLYSLDGMELVEEILPETPWGKPSDTIKIGKIQDKLIAFLPRHGVGHFIMPHEVPMKANICALKILGVEEIVAFSSVGSLREEIKPLDFVLPNQIIDRTRGRESTFFGKGVVAHAPFADPFSKNLSDRINKAAAKINLQIHQNKTLVCMEGPLFSTRAESHMYRSWGGDIINMSVLPEAKLAREAEIAYQMICMSTDYDCWRENEEAVTAEMVMANLGKNADNAKRLLSALIPDLGNGDDLSLKNSTKYSIITAPERRNPDTVAKLKVLFPDYL from the coding sequence ATGGGGACTAAAGTAAAAGCTGCAGTTATCGGAGGTACAGGTCTCTATAGTCTGGACGGAATGGAACTAGTAGAAGAAATTCTTCCGGAAACTCCTTGGGGAAAACCTTCCGACACGATCAAGATCGGAAAGATACAGGACAAACTAATCGCATTCTTACCTCGCCATGGTGTGGGACATTTTATCATGCCTCACGAAGTTCCGATGAAGGCGAATATCTGCGCACTTAAAATTTTAGGCGTGGAAGAAATCGTAGCATTCAGCTCAGTAGGAAGTCTGAGAGAAGAGATAAAACCTTTGGATTTCGTTCTGCCAAACCAGATCATAGATAGAACTCGAGGAAGAGAGTCCACATTTTTCGGAAAAGGTGTGGTAGCTCATGCTCCTTTCGCAGATCCTTTTTCTAAAAATCTAAGCGATAGGATCAATAAAGCCGCCGCAAAGATCAATCTTCAGATCCACCAAAACAAAACTTTAGTTTGTATGGAAGGTCCTCTATTCTCTACGAGAGCAGAATCCCATATGTATCGTTCTTGGGGTGGAGATATCATCAATATGAGTGTACTTCCGGAAGCTAAACTTGCGAGAGAAGCAGAGATAGCTTACCAAATGATCTGTATGTCTACAGATTACGATTGCTGGAGAGAGAATGAAGAAGCGGTCACTGCAGAAATGGTGATGGCAAACTTGGGAAAAAACGCAGACAATGCTAAAAGACTTTTGAGTGCTTTGATCCCTGACCTCGGGAATGGGGATGATCTAAGTCTGAAGAATAGCACAAAGTATTCTATCATTACTGCTCCGGAGCGCAGAAATCCGGACACTGTTGCAAAACTAAAAGTGTTATTCCCAGATTATCTTTGA
- a CDS encoding alpha/beta hydrolase, with protein sequence MKIQKFMLYLLLVIFIVFLGLFGLLYSNQDKLIFFPEILPENFHFSFPYTFQEVSLELENGEKIYALFFPAQGPSKGTVLYFHGNAGSLRSWGGIAEDFVPRGWDLLMTDYRGYGKSRGKLSEKGMYQDAEHWYKYLKTDKLKKENEIILYGRSIGTGVVVDLGTKTNPGYIILETPYASLADLAKEYYPFVPEWFLAYSFKSENKIGKLHSSVAIIHGNEDEIIPFRQGKKLFKIALESGVKIEFLEIEGGNHNNLSFFPEYQKGLVNILESVHLNRKKSNSQR encoded by the coding sequence ATGAAGATCCAAAAGTTTATGTTATATCTTCTACTGGTCATATTCATCGTTTTTCTGGGACTCTTCGGATTATTGTATTCCAACCAGGACAAGTTGATCTTCTTTCCTGAAATTTTACCTGAGAACTTTCATTTCTCTTTTCCTTACACGTTCCAGGAAGTTTCTTTGGAACTAGAAAATGGAGAGAAGATATACGCATTATTTTTCCCCGCCCAAGGTCCTTCTAAAGGTACGGTTTTGTATTTTCATGGAAATGCGGGAAGTTTAAGAAGTTGGGGAGGTATCGCCGAGGATTTTGTTCCTAGAGGCTGGGATCTTCTTATGACCGATTATAGAGGTTATGGTAAAAGTAGGGGTAAGTTAAGCGAGAAGGGAATGTACCAGGACGCGGAGCATTGGTACAAATATTTGAAAACGGATAAATTAAAAAAAGAGAATGAGATCATTCTATACGGAAGGTCCATCGGAACGGGGGTTGTGGTGGATTTAGGAACCAAAACAAACCCGGGCTATATTATATTAGAAACTCCTTATGCTTCTTTGGCGGATCTGGCTAAAGAATATTATCCATTCGTGCCCGAATGGTTTTTGGCTTATTCTTTTAAGTCTGAGAATAAGATCGGAAAATTACATTCTTCCGTAGCAATTATACATGGAAACGAAGATGAGATTATTCCTTTCCGACAAGGAAAGAAATTGTTTAAGATTGCTTTGGAATCAGGAGTAAAGATAGAATTTCTGGAAATAGAAGGAGGAAATCATAATAATCTCTCCTTCTTTCCGGAATACCAAAAAGGATTGGTAAATATTTTAGAATCGGTCCATCTAAACCGAAAAAAATCAAACTCTCAAAGATAA
- a CDS encoding methyl-accepting chemotaxis protein: MTRGESRKLRWKLTLGLELLTSVLAVPLAVLFIIAAGAYDFNKAIALIGSSTVVLTSSYFFPTLRFLYLGRLLSKLEPNNWEKLNTKGKVEVKKKLLNFPLLNTGFYIVQWSYGIPAAWKMMHFFFIPEFFESAPFLLLPLIIYPTLGISHFFLTESVLSEVLESDKLNGLPLEEKDIRKVSIFVRIISTIASIALLPVVIFGYLLVEETSGWLKLGDVTLALSLTILFMVITLTISSYLLAASIRRNSKNMMNAFVEMSQGELEIQLPMVSTDELGRSSKMLNDFVKRLRIVVKTVIKESEKLSQSSKILEGKTKDLSIKMQEQAASTEQMSSGVEEIAASIQSTSSRAESQSSTVEQATASLAELEDRIRNVHTSLMDTKNDAERMRLETSNGESALQSTRNAMAEIESNTAKMEASVNVIHEITDRIGLLSLNAAIEAARAGEAGKGFAVVAQEISKLGEQTQENAKRIRTTLAEAVKATNSGREVLGNTEVAFRRIGDTAQNTSQRILQVSSLSESQLVASAQVKNAFSELIRSAEEIRNHTKEQSQTSLEFSKTIGSISEATEFLNGIVNDIDSLAEKLANQASSLKKEVEFFKT, translated from the coding sequence ATGACAAGGGGAGAATCTAGAAAACTTAGATGGAAACTGACCTTAGGCCTGGAGCTATTAACTTCCGTTCTTGCCGTCCCTTTGGCGGTTCTATTCATTATCGCAGCCGGAGCGTATGACTTCAATAAGGCGATTGCACTGATCGGGTCCTCTACGGTCGTATTAACCTCTTCTTATTTTTTCCCCACACTTCGATTTTTGTATTTAGGAAGGCTCTTGTCCAAGTTGGAGCCCAATAATTGGGAAAAGTTGAACACAAAAGGAAAAGTAGAAGTTAAGAAAAAACTTCTGAACTTTCCTCTTCTCAATACCGGATTTTATATCGTTCAGTGGAGTTACGGAATTCCTGCCGCTTGGAAAATGATGCATTTCTTCTTTATCCCGGAATTTTTCGAGTCAGCTCCGTTTTTACTCTTACCTTTGATCATTTATCCTACTTTAGGAATTTCTCATTTCTTTTTAACCGAGTCCGTGCTCTCGGAAGTATTAGAATCGGATAAATTAAACGGACTTCCTTTAGAAGAAAAAGATATTCGTAAGGTATCTATTTTTGTTAGAATCATTTCAACAATTGCGTCCATCGCTTTATTACCTGTTGTTATTTTCGGTTATCTTTTAGTAGAAGAGACTTCCGGTTGGTTGAAACTAGGAGATGTTACTTTAGCACTTTCTCTTACCATACTATTTATGGTGATCACTCTTACTATTTCTTCCTATCTATTGGCTGCCAGCATTCGTAGAAATTCCAAAAATATGATGAACGCGTTTGTGGAAATGTCCCAAGGTGAGTTGGAGATCCAACTTCCTATGGTGTCTACGGATGAATTGGGAAGAAGTAGCAAGATGCTGAACGATTTTGTGAAACGACTTCGGATCGTTGTGAAAACAGTAATCAAAGAATCGGAAAAGCTTTCCCAAAGTTCTAAGATCTTAGAAGGAAAAACAAAAGATCTCTCTATAAAAATGCAAGAGCAAGCTGCCTCTACAGAACAAATGAGTTCAGGGGTGGAAGAAATTGCCGCATCCATTCAATCTACTTCTTCCAGAGCGGAAAGTCAGTCCAGTACGGTAGAACAAGCGACTGCGTCCCTTGCAGAACTAGAAGATAGAATTCGGAATGTTCATACTTCTCTTATGGATACAAAAAACGACGCAGAGAGAATGAGATTAGAAACTTCCAATGGAGAATCCGCATTGCAATCTACTCGAAATGCAATGGCTGAGATAGAGTCCAATACAGCCAAAATGGAAGCGAGCGTAAATGTAATCCATGAGATTACGGATAGAATCGGACTTCTTTCCTTAAACGCAGCCATTGAAGCCGCGAGAGCTGGAGAAGCAGGAAAAGGTTTTGCCGTAGTAGCTCAAGAGATCTCTAAACTGGGAGAACAAACCCAGGAGAACGCAAAAAGGATCCGTACAACATTGGCAGAAGCTGTAAAGGCGACCAATTCAGGAAGAGAAGTTTTAGGAAATACTGAAGTCGCTTTCAGAAGAATAGGAGACACTGCTCAAAACACCTCGCAAAGAATTTTACAAGTTTCTTCCTTATCCGAATCGCAGTTGGTTGCAAGTGCGCAGGTAAAAAATGCGTTTTCTGAACTGATCCGATCCGCAGAAGAGATCCGAAATCATACAAAGGAACAATCTCAAACTTCTTTAGAATTTTCTAAAACGATTGGTAGCATTTCGGAAGCTACTGAGTTTTTGAATGGAATCGTAAACGACATTGATTCACTCGCTGAGAAACTTGCCAACCAAGCAAGTTCTTTGAAAAAAGAAGTGGAATTCTTTAAGACCTAA